TCCATCGTCTGCGTTCCTCTGGTCGTCGCCACCGGCGTTCCCTCATTCTATCTGCCTTTCATAATATCGCACATCACTTAGAAATAAGTTCCGGCGCCTGTTATCGTCAAGGTCAGCATTAATCACCTATTCCAATCCTAGTATGTTGTCTTGATCGGAATTGCTGGGTATATACACaacatttttttacaaatattcATTTAGTTATTTTACCTATCAATTTGGATCCTCCTTTTTTGCCTCTACGAAAAATGATGCAGCTGATGTGCAAATGTTGATACCCCTGGTTGTACGAGTGCTAATTGGGGCACACAAAAAAGGATTGCGACTAGTCAGCATGCGAAGGGAGTAGATTAGAGTCTGATGTTTTCCAAATCAGCAGCCTTCAATCTCCACTATTCCCCTCTATATGGTTCATTTTCATCCTTTGTGTTTATGGAATTAAATTTTTGATACTTTTTTTCCCTTGCGTCTATGCAATTAAATATTGCTTACAAACAGGATATGATTGGCTCCAAATAAACTCATATAAACTCCAATTAGTAAAAAAACCAGGCAAGGTATTTCTTTGTCAATTTGTTGACTAACTATTTCCATAAACATCTACGTGAAAACAATATATTTCCATAATCAATCAAGGGTTAGTCTGATATAGATACTAAATGTTGCATTCCTTTTAGACTTTTAGATAGCAAATACAAATATAATTGGTTATTCCATCACACGATATATGAGAATTTTTTTAGTATGCAATCCAAtcatttttaaataatttgactTTAAATGCATGCATGTGGCACGTATAACCCTACTAGTAggttataaatatttttttgaaagagataCCTCAAGGAGACCCTTGAAGTTTAAGGTGCCGCACCTAGGATTCGAACCCTGGGCGGGAGCCTCCCGACCAGTGGCCTTTGCCACTGCGCCATGAGCTCCTTGGGTAGGTTAGAAATACTTCATAGGAGATACACAAAACTGCATAAAAACATAACCGGGAAAAGTTCCTAAATAATTTTCTAGTGTAGGATATGATGTTGTAAGTCACTCCATAAAATTTGTGTACGAAACTCAACTCGCACACGAAGAAAGGGAAAAGAGAAATTACTTAAGACATAGATTGAACTAAATGAAATAAATTTGAGGGggtaaattgagctaaaatttTGTTAAAGGACCATACTCAGTTTAGGACATGGACATCGTCTCCAAAAACAACTTTGATCACTATCTTTTTACTataaaacatttataaatattgtgcaatatatatttttacgaAACTACATTTTAAGATGAATCTTCAAACTCAACATAAAAAAGTATTTATAGTTAAAGTTTAAAATATTTAACTTAAGACAAATTCAAAATGACTTCCTTAACAATACCAATGGAGTAATACATTTGCAGATGTTGCTAATAAACCGACCGGAAGGACCAGAGTCGGTGTACGCCGTGTCTCACGAGCACAGCCAGCGAGAAAACAATCCAAAAGTATAAAATTGACACTCCACAATGTAAATGTAATTGCAGAAACATGTACTAGAACAAAAAACGCAACCAAATCTACATATACAGGTCCTAAACTACTGGAAGGACCAAGCACAATACCTACATATAGCATTGTAGGCAGTAGAGCACACTGTATACAGGCTACAGACACACATCAGTAGACCACCTTCTCGAGGGCTcgaggccacgccgccgcgtcgccaaCAGCGACGATGGAGCTCGGCACGAAAATAGCTTTCGCCGGCATAGACCCTGCCGACCaggtggcggcgctgcagctGCTTCCACCGCCGCCTCGGTCTTGGCGGTTGTGGGGCGTGGCGCCGCTGCCCAATCCCCTGCATGCCTacggcggcggccatgccgTCGCAAACTTTACAGCGAAGCACGCAACCAATGGCGAGCGGCTTGCgttccaggcggcggcgcactccACCGTGTCCGAGACGGCCGACATGCTGCGGCTGCACATGTCCACCGCCGGCGACGGTGCGCGGCTGAGCCCGTGGCAGGGCGGGCGCGTGCGGCAGCTGCCGCCACCGTTGCTGCCGTGCGCCCGGGAACATCTGTTCCAGAAGGTCCTGACGCCCAGCGATGTCGGCAACCTCAACCGCCTGGTCGTGCCGAAGCAGCACGCCGAGAAGCACTTGTTCGTCAAGCGCAACCCGTTGAtggccgccggcgtgggcgtGCTCGTCGACGTCAAGGACGGCGAGGGGAAGACGTGGCGGTTCCGGTACTCGTACTGCTGGAGCAGCCGGATCTACATCCTCACCAAGGGCTGGAGGCGCTTCGTCCGGGAGAAGGGCCTCCAGGCCGGGGACACGGTGGCGTTCTCCCGCTCGGCGATGAGGCCGTACAAGCAGATGCACATAGACTACTGGAGGAAGCAGGAGGAGGATGTCACGGCCGACGCCATTGCCATCGATTCCCGTGTCGTCATGCTGTTTGGCGTTGACATTGGCAGAAGAGGAAGTCCGGAGCGACGGAGTAGCTAGCATAGCCTACTAGCACATGATCATCAGCTTTCATGTGTgtgtatttgttttgcattGTTCGTACTCTATGTTAACTACTCTTTGTTCCGGCATTCATGCAGTATCTAGCTAGTGTGTGTATTACATGCATTATCCTGTTCCTGTGCACCTACAGACGAAGCTAGCAATTTAGAACATAAACAAATGTTCCatgcttttcaaaaaaataaggcctgtttagttcccaaaaatttttgcacagtacccgtcacatcgaatcttcggacacatacatggagcattaaatgcagttgaaaaaacaactaattacacagtctaactgattagcacgagaatcttttaagcctaattagtccataattagatattatttatcaaataacaatgaaatgtgctacagtaccaaaacccaaactttttcaccaactaaacacaccctaagatACAAATGAGAAAAATTGTAACATGGAAAAGCAGATAGAGAACAAGTTAATGTAAGAGACATGAGAAGACAAATGTTATGATTATTAGAACTATATATATGCTCCTATTAAACTATGCTCCTATATATATTAAACTCCAGCTTCAATACTATAGGTTTCGC
The genomic region above belongs to Panicum virgatum strain AP13 chromosome 8N, P.virgatum_v5, whole genome shotgun sequence and contains:
- the LOC120684866 gene encoding B3 domain-containing protein Os02g0764100-like, with the protein product MELGTKIAFAGIDPADQVAALQLLPPPPRSWRLWGVAPLPNPLHAYGGGHAVANFTAKHATNGERLAFQAAAHSTVSETADMLRLHMSTAGDGARLSPWQGGRVRQLPPPLLPCAREHLFQKVLTPSDVGNLNRLVVPKQHAEKHLFVKRNPLMAAGVGVLVDVKDGEGKTWRFRYSYCWSSRIYILTKGWRRFVREKGLQAGDTVAFSRSAMRPYKQMHIDYWRKQEEDVTADAIAIDSRVVMLFGVDIGRRGSPERRSS